The nucleotide sequence AAACGCGAAAGCGTTTCACTTATGCCTAAAAACACCAAGACTCGCTGTGCTCTTACAGCAACACCTGCATCCGGAGGGGACGAACGGTGTGCTTACCGGCGGATATGCAGCGCTGGCGCGCTGCATAGTGCACGAATTGCGCAAGCGCAATTCGAATTCCCGCGCAAGCGCGGGAATGGAATTCCGTAAACGGAATTCTGGAACGGAATGCAATTCGCGCAAGCGCGAATTGGGGCACCCGCGCAAGCGCGGTCGCCTGGGCTGGCAGCAAGGGGAGGTGCATCGCGTGTGGGACTGTGTAGGGTCTGGGATTCCCAGCTACCACCTCTGCAACGCATGTGACGGATCGTCGGCCTGACGAAGTGCCAGCCCCACCGTAGTGACGGGCTCCACTGCGCTCCACCCGAACCCCTCCCCCGTTCTCAACTGTCCGTACGCAACCCCACCGAACCTCGCGAGCATACACCCCGATCGATCACTGGAAGGCGGGAATCGGCCACGTGTCACCCTAGAGTGCGGAAGTTGACGCAAGAGTGATGCATCATACTCGTGCACTGTGTAGAGTCTGGGAACAGACAGCATCGCCCCTGGGCCATTCGCCGCTCCGGGAATCTCCAATCTGATACGCGCTTCATTCCGCGAAAAGGAGAACACGGGAATGGCCGTGAAACTACGTGACCACCAGATCGAGGCCGTTGCCGCCATTGTGCGCGGTCTCGATATCCCGCCGGGCGGGATTCCTGGGAATGGCCTGCGCGGACAGGTACACGCGGCGTGCGGAACGGGAAAGACCATCATCGCGGCTGCGGCGGCAAAGCGGCTCGCGCCCAAGGGCCGCATTCTCGTTCTGGTGCCGACGCTGGATTTGCTGTCCCAGACGGTTCAGACGTGGAATGCCGCCGGGCACACGGGCCCGGCGGTCGCGGTGTGTTCTCTTCAGGACGATCCGGAATTGTGGAATCTCAAGGTCCGGAGCACAACGAATCCGGTACAGCTCGCCCTGTGGCATGGGCAGGGGCCGGTCACCGTCTTCGCGACGTATGCCAGCCTCGGTGTCCTTTCCGAGGCGTTCGAGGGCGCCTACGGGCAGCGGTTGTCTCCCATGGACCTGACGGTGGTTGATGAGGCCCACAGGACAAGTGGCTCGATGGGTAAGGCCTGGGCCACGGTGCACGACCAGCGAGTCATTCCGTCGGCGCGCCGGCTGTACCTGACGGCGACGCCGCGGATCTGGGAAGAGCGGCTGAACCGCGAGGTCGCTGAGGGGGTGCGCGACCGGCTGCCGCGGGAGATGGCGGCCTCCATGGACGACGAGACCGTCTTCGGGCCCGTCCTCTACAAACTCTCGCTCGCGTCGGCGGTGTCGCGCGGGCTGCTGGCCCGGTACCAGATCATCGTCCTGGAGCTCCAGGACCCGGTCGTCACCCCGGAGCGGCTGATGGGTGAGGAGCGGCGCAGTGAGGAGGTGCGGGGTCAGCGGCTCGGGGCCTTGCAGGCGGCGCTGTTGCACACCATGGCGCAGCACGACCTGTCGACGTGCATCACCTTCCACCACCGCACCATCGAGGCACAGGCGTACGCGGAGGGCCTGGAGCGGGTTGCGGCCAAGCTGCACGCCGACCAGCCTGAGCGGTACCCGGCTCAGATCTGGGCCGACTGGCTCTGCGGCGAGCACGTACCCGAGCGCCGGCGCGGAGTCCTGGGAAAATTCGGCACCACGGCACTGCGTGCCATTCTCTCGAATTGCCGCGTATTGGGTGAGGGCGTTGATATTCGCGCCGTGGATTCCGTGGCTCTCCTGGATCCCAAGGGCGCGCCGCATGACATTGTCCAGGCTATCGGGCGCGCTTTGCGTCAGAAGCCGGGACAGGGCAAGCTCGCCTCTCTGATCGTGCCGGTATTCCTCCAGCCGGAAGAGACACCTGAGGATATGTTCACCTCCGGGTCGTATCGCCCGTTGGTGAAGGTATTGGAAGGTCTACGCGCTCACGACGAAGAGGCAATCGAATTGCTGGCGATCCCCCAGGAGCCGCAGAAGGACGTCGCGCAACCGTCCCAGCACATCGGTACGCCGCCCGAGGAAGGCGAGGACGAATCCCGCCTGCTGCTCCGTTTCGCCGCTCCGCGCGACCCGGTGATGGTCGCGGACTGGGTTTCCTTCAACGTCATCGACACCGAACGTCAGGACTGGGCCCGCGGCTGGGCGAAGCTGAAGACGTACGTCGAGCGGGTCGGGAACGCGAGGGTGCCCTACGGACACCGCGAGGGCGCGACACCTCTTGGACAGTGGGTGGCGGAGCAGCGACGGGCGTACGGGGCCGGGGAGATGAACGGGCAGCGCGCGCAGCGCCTGGAGCGGCTCGGCATGGTGTGGTCGATGGCCGATGAGAGGTTCCAGGAGAACCTGGAAGCCGCGAAGGCGTACTACGACCAACACTGGACACTCTGCGCCCCCCGCACGGCGGCCATGCTGGATAGACCATTGGGGATGTGGCTCGCGAATTTGCGGCGTCCTGGTGCGCTGGACGACCACCCCGACTGGAAGACAGCACTCGAAGCCGTCGACGAAGACTGGAACCCCGAGTGGCCGGCCGAATGGCAACGCCACTACGCGGCCGTGCGCGAACTCGTACGCGACGAACAGGGCCAGGCCGATGTCCTGCCCGGCGTCACGGTCCACGGCATGGACATCGGACGATGGGCCGCGAAACAGCGCCAACCGGCGGTGTGGGCTTCGCTGATGGACGGGCAGCGCGAGCGCCTGGAGCAACTTGGTGTCGTACCGCTCCCACCAGAGCAGGAAACGCCCGCCAAGGCCCCCCAGGGCGCCTCTGGAGCCTTCGAACGGGGTATTGCAGCCCTGGCGCAGTACAAGGCGCGGGAGGGCTCCGTGACCGTCCCCAGAGGCCACACAGAGCAGTTGGAGGACGGGACAGAAGTCCGACTCGGAGTGTTCCTCAGCAACAGCAAAAGCCGTCGCGCGAAGCTCACCTTCGACAAACTCGCCGCGCTCGCCGCGCTGGGGTTGGAGTGGGCACGGGAAGGTTAAGGAGTGGGATAAGTTTTTGGTTAAGCAGTATCGGGTCCTGATGTGAAGGTGCAGGGAATGGCATCTGAGGAAGAGCTGTTCGCGTCCGTCGACGCGCTGTTGAACGAGGAGCCGCATCTCCCGCCTCCGGCGGAGCGTGCCCGGCTCCGTGAGGCCGCCGGCATCACCCAGGCCCGCCTCGCCACCACGTTGAAGACGACGACCCAGTCGGTGAAGAACTGGGAGAACGGCCGCTCGGAGCCAAAGTCGCCGCGCCTGGATGCCTACCAGCGGCTGCTGAACGGGTGGGCCGCGAAGTACCCGGCCCACGGAGCTCCCGCTGTCACGCCCGCCGCGGCTCCCGCGCTCAACCCGGAACCGGTTGCGGAGACGTTCACCGGCCCGGCCGTGCCCGAGGCGCCCGCCGTAGTGGAGGTGCCCGTCGTCCAGGCTGAGTCGGCGACGTCGCGCCGTCCGGCGAAGAAGCGTTCCGCGCCCGTAGCCGACTCGCGGTTCCCGCATGGTCCGCTCGCGGTGCTGGACGGTGACGGTTCCGCGTACGGCGTCGACGGGATCGTGCTCGACTGCCCGGCGACCACGGTGGTGGAGCTGGTGGAGTGGACGCTGCGCGAGTCCGGCCTCGGTGCCGCGAAGCTCAACCGGTACGGCAAGGACAGCGATCCGCTGATCGTGCTCACCGCCGCGGCCGCCGTAAAGCTGGGGCTGTCGGAGCGCCTGGAGGGCCACGAGCAGCGCCGCTCCCTGCGCCTGCCCGACGACCACCCGGTGGTCAAGCAGGTCGCGAAGGCGAAATGGCAGTTGACGCAGCGCGGGTTCGGCCCGTGGGCAAGGGTCTACCGCAAGGCGCAGGGACGTGAGCGGCAGTGCGTGCAGCTCGCCATCCTGTCGTGGGACGCCCTCGATCCCCGGTCGTGGCCCGGCGTCTGTGAGATGGAGCCGGCCGACATCGCCCGCGTCCTCGGAATCTACGCCCAGCGGGTCATCACCCCGCGCGGCTCCACGGCCGTCTCGGGCCTGGAGCTGATGACCGCGCTGCGCCCGCCGACGAAGGCCGTGCAGGACCCTCAGACCGGGAACTGGGTGTCCGGCCACAACGCGGGCTCCCTGGGCACCGAGCCGATGGACCCCGCGCCACCGGAGGCCACCCCGGAACACCCCGTCGTCGTGAACAGCGGCTGGACCGGCGGCTTCCTCAACGAAGAGGCGTACCAGTGGGTGCGGTCGGTGGAGACGCTCAGCGATGAGGAGTGCACGCTGCCGTACGCGGTCGGCCTGGACCTCAACACGGCGTTCCTCGCCGCCGCGGCCCGCCTGGTCGTCGGTCTCTCCGCGCCGGACCACTTCCATGCCCCGAAGTTCAACCCGAAGATCCCCGGGAGCTGGCTGGCGGACCTGTCCCACATCGAGCTGGACCCGCGCCTGCCCTCGCCGTTCACTCCGGACGGCAGCCGACCGACCGGCCCGGCCTGGTACCAGACGCACACCCTTGCCTACGCCCAGGAGCTCGGCTACGACGTGCACCCGATCGAGGCGTACCTGCGCCGCGAGACCGGCGCCTACCTGGACCCGTGGCACGACCGCCTCAAGACCGCCTACGTCGACACCCTCGCCGACCTCGGCGTCACGAAGGACCTGGACGACCGGGCCTTCCTCGCCGCGATGGAGCAGCACAAGCAGATCGACCCGGCCCTGACCGCCGTCCTCGGTGCCATCAAGGCCACCGTGAAGGGCGGCGTCGGCAAGCTCCGCGAGCGCCCCCAGGGCAAGTCCTACAAGGACGGCGACCCGTGGCCGGCCATGCAGCGCCCGACCTGGCGCCCCGACATCCGCGCCGCCGTCATCAGCAAGGCCCGCGTCAACATGCACCGCAAGCTCAACAACATGGCTCGGATGACGGGCCTGTACCCGCTCGCCGTGCTGTCCGACTGCGTCGTCTACCCCTCCCCGGGGGACAGCCCGCTGGACTTCCTGCCGTACGCGACGTCCGGGAAGCCACAGCCCGGCGGGTTCCGCCTCGGACCGACGCCGGGCCTGGCGAAGCTGGAGGGCGTCCAGACGATGCTGTGGGCGGTCGACCTCATGGAGAAGGGCCTCAACCCGGCCCGCCACATCAAGGGCGGCGACGCCGTCCTCGACGAAGGAGAGTAAGGCCGTGGGGGAGATCGACGACGCGATCGAGCGGGCCGACCGGGAGTCCTTCACCCGCGAGCCGCCGAAGACGCTGAAAGGTCAG is from Streptomyces sp. NBC_01314 and encodes:
- a CDS encoding Helicase associated domain protein yields the protein MAVKLRDHQIEAVAAIVRGLDIPPGGIPGNGLRGQVHAACGTGKTIIAAAAAKRLAPKGRILVLVPTLDLLSQTVQTWNAAGHTGPAVAVCSLQDDPELWNLKVRSTTNPVQLALWHGQGPVTVFATYASLGVLSEAFEGAYGQRLSPMDLTVVDEAHRTSGSMGKAWATVHDQRVIPSARRLYLTATPRIWEERLNREVAEGVRDRLPREMAASMDDETVFGPVLYKLSLASAVSRGLLARYQIIVLELQDPVVTPERLMGEERRSEEVRGQRLGALQAALLHTMAQHDLSTCITFHHRTIEAQAYAEGLERVAAKLHADQPERYPAQIWADWLCGEHVPERRRGVLGKFGTTALRAILSNCRVLGEGVDIRAVDSVALLDPKGAPHDIVQAIGRALRQKPGQGKLASLIVPVFLQPEETPEDMFTSGSYRPLVKVLEGLRAHDEEAIELLAIPQEPQKDVAQPSQHIGTPPEEGEDESRLLLRFAAPRDPVMVADWVSFNVIDTERQDWARGWAKLKTYVERVGNARVPYGHREGATPLGQWVAEQRRAYGAGEMNGQRAQRLERLGMVWSMADERFQENLEAAKAYYDQHWTLCAPRTAAMLDRPLGMWLANLRRPGALDDHPDWKTALEAVDEDWNPEWPAEWQRHYAAVRELVRDEQGQADVLPGVTVHGMDIGRWAAKQRQPAVWASLMDGQRERLEQLGVVPLPPEQETPAKAPQGASGAFERGIAALAQYKAREGSVTVPRGHTEQLEDGTEVRLGVFLSNSKSRRAKLTFDKLAALAALGLEWAREG
- a CDS encoding helix-turn-helix domain-containing protein, which produces MASEEELFASVDALLNEEPHLPPPAERARLREAAGITQARLATTLKTTTQSVKNWENGRSEPKSPRLDAYQRLLNGWAAKYPAHGAPAVTPAAAPALNPEPVAETFTGPAVPEAPAVVEVPVVQAESATSRRPAKKRSAPVADSRFPHGPLAVLDGDGSAYGVDGIVLDCPATTVVELVEWTLRESGLGAAKLNRYGKDSDPLIVLTAAAAVKLGLSERLEGHEQRRSLRLPDDHPVVKQVAKAKWQLTQRGFGPWARVYRKAQGRERQCVQLAILSWDALDPRSWPGVCEMEPADIARVLGIYAQRVITPRGSTAVSGLELMTALRPPTKAVQDPQTGNWVSGHNAGSLGTEPMDPAPPEATPEHPVVVNSGWTGGFLNEEAYQWVRSVETLSDEECTLPYAVGLDLNTAFLAAAARLVVGLSAPDHFHAPKFNPKIPGSWLADLSHIELDPRLPSPFTPDGSRPTGPAWYQTHTLAYAQELGYDVHPIEAYLRRETGAYLDPWHDRLKTAYVDTLADLGVTKDLDDRAFLAAMEQHKQIDPALTAVLGAIKATVKGGVGKLRERPQGKSYKDGDPWPAMQRPTWRPDIRAAVISKARVNMHRKLNNMARMTGLYPLAVLSDCVVYPSPGDSPLDFLPYATSGKPQPGGFRLGPTPGLAKLEGVQTMLWAVDLMEKGLNPARHIKGGDAVLDEGE